Below is a genomic region from Panthera tigris isolate Pti1 chromosome E1, P.tigris_Pti1_mat1.1, whole genome shotgun sequence.
TAATGGAGGTCTGaggtcattttctttgttttcttctgttgttcCTGAGCTAAGCAAGCTAATGGCAGCAAttaaggggagggggagaaaagaaaaaagagctcaTCACATGTGCAGGAAACTTCCAGAAGGAAAAGTACTAGGAAGCTCAGGCTTGCCCACTTGAGTTTAAAGTATGGAcctattgggggcgcctggggggctcagtcgggtaggcgtctgactcttggtttcgcatgatctcacggttcgtgggtctgagccccacatcgggctctgtgctgacagcgtggagcccgcttgggcttctctgtccctttctctctgctcctccccggctcgtgtactcgccctctctctctcaaaataaataaactttaaaagaaagaaaaaggactgaTGAGTACACTGCTGGGTCACATGACCTAAACAGCGACCTCGAACTGCTGGGGTCAATCATGCAACTTCACAACGACCCCTTTCTCTTGTACTGACTGAATGAAGATTGGCCCTTTGCTCTTTCTGGTACACTCTGGCCAGGACGCTAAGACTCGCTCACAAAGGGGGGCTCCGCGGGCcaaggggagggggcggtggcaGCTCGTGGGGTCCTGTCACAGCAGGAAGAGGTCGCCTTGTCAAGAGGCCACAGATGTCAGGAGAACTTTTCAATTCCCTTTGGCCCACATTTTGGAGCTCCCAGTATGTACGAGGGAACGTGTGAGGAGGAAAGGGCCGTATGAAGTCATTCTGCTTCTTCAAGTGCACATTACGCATCTCAGCAACTCTTCCAGAAGCCTACAGCGTGGCGAGGGTGCCTGACGTGGAGCCCAGCGAGGAGCGGGTGCCCACTAGAAGCGGGCCACCGAGAACACCAGCCAGGACGACAGACAAGCAGGGCACCGAAGCTTGTCGTTCTTGGCCACGTGACGGCTTTACACAACCAGCTCTTAAAGAGGCTTTCTGAAAACTAGTCTCTTCACCTGTGGGTCTTGATTAAGACACATTCTCCTCCGTCCTGAGGGTCCAAATTGTAGATGTAAAGGTGTCCATCGGAAGACGCGACCAGGAGTCTTGGCAGTTTCTGGATCCTAAGAGCCAAGTAAAATACGTGCTGTGACCTCAACAGAGGCAGGTAACCGGGTTGGCTTCAAATgacacagcctcccccaccccatgaccCCAGGCTCCTTCTCCTGCCTTCAGGAACCCTTTACCCGGCCCACTGGCCCCAGATCCTAGGTTTCTGGCTATTTCTTGGCATTATGACCTAGTGATCCACCTCGAGGATTATTTCTCATCTTGGAAGACAGCTGTGTGGACGAGACAAACGACGTGTGCGTCTGCTATTACTCTGAAAAGGTGCCACCGAGGAAATCAGCGGACCTGAGTGGGACATGGCCTCTGGCTTATGCGTGTTTCTGCCTTTAACCGTGACGGAAAGGACAAAGGACAAAATCGGCTGGCTcgttttagaagttttaaaaaacgtTCGCCTTCCTTAACAAACTCCTTCAAGCTCCTTGGATGAAACATCTGTCGACCCCACAGGCGTCGGAACCTACGGAGCCGGAGTCTTTTTACAGAGTTACTTAGAAGAACGGGAACTGTTTTCGAGACAGCGTCGGCAGAACCACAAGGTTCAAGTTCCCACGCCGGCTCgcggccgccccccccccagaacaCGCGTGACAACCAGAGAGGGCGGCGGCTGACAGCCACGGCCCTTCTTCGgggcctccttccttctttttctcccggCGCGTGTTCGGGGACCTGTGCGCTTTGGGCAAACCGAGCCGTAGAAGGTGGTGCCTGCGACAGCGGGTGGCGCCATACGTACGTGGAGAGGGTGCAGATGTTCCTCTGCCCAGAGAAGTGCAAGCGCCCGGTGGCAAAGGCCCTGTCCTGGTTCATCATGTCGGACACCTGGGCGGGGAGGTAGTTGGAAGCGGCCATGAACATCTTTCCCATGTAGCCAGTCCAGGTGGAGGGCTCCTCGGGTCGGCTGCGGGGACAAGGcacaggaggagggaggtgggcaccGGGCCAACGCTCGGCACAGCCCCGTGCTGTGAGCGGCGCTCACCGCAGCGGGAAGGCACTGTgcccttagcataatgttctgCCCACCTGGAACGGCTCGGGACATGCTATTCTGGCAATTGTGAAAGGGCATCGAGTGCTCGTTTGTCCTTCGGAAGGACCACTGCGAAGCTGTTAAGAGCTTCCCAACGCGACTGCTTCCCTACATTAAAAAAGTTGCAGGTGATGGTTCGTCTGGTCTCCGGACTCCTAAGAAGGGGGCCAGGCGAGGGCACGAGATGAGATCGCCGTGTGGACTCGGAAAACTAAGCTCCAGCCTGGCTCGGGCCCACGGAAGGACGCCGCGATCTCAGCGGCAGGGCCGCCCCGGCCAGACTGAGTGGGAAGCAAACCTCCGGGCAGGAGGCCCCAGGCGCTGTGTGATTACAGCCCTGTAGCCACCCTGGTCCCCGGTGAGCCGCGGCGGTAGGGAGAACTCGAGGGGACCCGGTGCACCCCCTGCGGTCCTCCAACGCCATCCCAGCGCGGCCGCCAGACGGAGGGGGCGGGCACCGGTCGCCGGGAGGTGACAATGGGTGGGGGCACACACCCGCCTCCGTGCTCGGCGCACCGGGCAGCGCCTCAGGGACCGGGCTGGCCGCGTGCTCCTGGGAGCACCTGCCGAGAGGCCCCTTGTCTACAGGCCCGGAGCTTGGTGGGGAGCGCGGGCTGGAGCTCAGAAGCACGGGGGTTTATTTCTCACTCTGTTACCACCCGGCTGGGGACAGTCACGGGCACTGAAAGTGGGCGCGATGGCAGTGGTTCGTCTGTTACTGTTTGGATAGCTGCTGCCGAATACTTATTGGTGCCCGTTGTGTGCCAGGCGCTACACCACACGCTTCAGGTCGAGGAACCCGCCGAACGCTCACAACAAGCCCGAGACGCACCGCTGAGTACTTTGTACGAAAGCACAGAAAGCGGAAATCACCTGCCAGGGTCTCGGAGCGCGTGAAGGGGCAGAGGCGGGGCGTGACCTCGTGAGTTCCACCACCGAGGTTCTCCCGGCAGACACTCACCACTCCCGTGAGGCCAAGTAAAGCCGAGCGCGTGGCACTCATAAGGAGTCGCTCGTGCGGACAGCGGTGGCACAGGCGAGCCAGGGCCTGGCCTCTCCAGCCCGACGAGTGTTGTGCGTCTGGCAGTTACTCACCTGTTGGTGAGGTGCTCCAGCTTGAAGATGTGCACGGTCTCGGTGTTGCTCGAGGCGCAGAGGAACTGCGAGTCCATACTAAAAACTAGGGAGCTGATTGTCACGTACCTAGGAACACAGCGACGTATAGACAGACTACTGAGCCAGGAGCATGAGGGTGATCGCTTTATAGCTCAAAAACCAGCTTGGTAAGAGAACTGAATGTGTCCTGGAGAGTCTGGGTGTTCTAACGTCTCCTTGACATTGCATCAGGCACACTTAGAAATTAGCGTTGGGAGGACTGGTAAAGGGTCCCCGTCTCGGGAAGAAACAAGGCACCGCCCCTTTCTGGCATCTCGTTAGTTTTCCGGCTGTTCGGGCACCGATCGGGCTGCAAACGCTGCAGCCGATAGGATCCCGGCCCATTCACTTTACAAGCTGCTTCTGGATGGTGATTTGCTCGccctctcatttctcctttgCAAGCTGCCCTCGCACACCTGGGAAAAGGGCTCTGACGGCCGAAATCCTGTGTGAAAGCGGCAGccgagggggcgcctgggtggctctgtcgattaagcgtctgactcttgatttcggctcaggtcatgatctcagggatcacagggtggagccctgtgtcgggccctgtgctgagagcgtggagcctgcttgggattctctctctccctctttctctgcccctcccacatctcagaataaacaaacaaacaaacaaacaaacgagcaAACCCAGCAGCCATGCTGTCGGGTGCACGAAGCACCCAGCACGGCATCGAAGGCAGTTACCCGAGGAAGTACAGTTATATCTCCTccgggggagaggggggcacagagccACCCTCCGCACTTGCCCCGGCGGGCCGCCAGCCCTGCGCTGCGGGCGGGACTCCGGTGGGTCCCGTAACACGGGCTTCACGGTGAACACAGACCTTTTCATTCCTCTCCGAAACTCGTAGAGCTTTCGCCCGTCGGGTACAGAGAACACCCGGATGACGGTGCCCTGAGAAAGCAAGCAGGTAGACATTTCGTACCATTGATGGCCTCGGACAGAGACGTCCCTTCAGAGGGGAGCTTGTTTTATTGGTGTGGAACACCTGTCTCTAAGGGGGAGGCACAAAGTGTTGAGCATAGGGGGGTTTTGTTTGTACGTTGCCAGAGAAGCAATTCTTGGCACGTTTGGGtcccttttccctccccaccctgcaccccaaGGCTCTGTGTGTGTTTGCTCGAAATGCTCAGGCTTCCTAGAATATTGCCTGTCCCTGTCAAAAACCACTTGTGCTTCGTGGCATTTGAAATTCACCTTGATCACCTTCCCTGACCATTCCAGTCAGAAGAGATCAATTTCTTCTGAAAGCACAACATTTTGTTGACACTGCTTATGAAATGCAGAATCTGTCTGCATCTAGGGATAACGCGCACACACGTTTCTCAATAAGACCACCAGTTTCTGTGCCACATATCTCGTATCCTGCCTAGCATAGGTCTTTGGTCTGTTGAATTAATAAACGTATCAGTCTACACAGCGTGCGTGGGTCAGAGACTCCCCTCGGATATGGACTCCGAGTGGGTCCAGAGACCAGTCAGTCCTTGTCCCCAGTCTCATCTCTTCAGATCTTTGGTCCTGAGGGAGCCATCCAGTGGAGCCCTGACCTGAGAGCCCCCTGAACACGAGGTGCAGGGAGTGAACTCACTTTTTCAGATGCGCTCGCTAGTTTGGAGCCCGAGGCATTGAAGGTGATGGCGGCCAGCGTCCCCTCGTGGGCAGCAATCGTGCAGACAGTTTTCTGTTGGTAACAAGGGAAAATGGATATCGATGCTGGGGAAgatccctctcctctctcttttcttcccaaacaCCCTCCCTCATTTGCTGGGCgccctgtctctcccttcccaccGGCCATTTCCAGAGAAGCCGTTCATCCTTTCCGAGTGTATCTAGATTCTGCCTCCAGAGCCCTTCCGTCGCTACCCCTTGTCCCGCCCTCGGGATGACGGACAGCCAGCCGCATGCCCCACGCGGGCGATGCGGCCGTGGCCGTCCTCGCACGCAGCTGTGGGTGACTTCCCGCAGCCATCGTCTCCGTGAAGCCTcggagagcaggggacagggcaTGTGAAACATCTGCACACTGTCACCGGCTGTGACATGGCACAGCGTGACACTTTCAGTCTGACAGTGGGCCGCCAGCTGGCGAGCAGTTTCTGCCACACCGTGGACGTCTCGCCGGGCCAGGCGTGCTGCCTCACGGTCACATTGACTGATGGCAGCGAGGGCAATATTACTGCCTTGTCCTCCACACCCCACCTCCGTGGCCAGGAcagacccccgccccccccccccaaggatgGCTTCTCCCTCCACACCTCGCCCCTGCCAGCTCACCAGGGAGTGTCCGTCGTAAAGCACAATCTCGCCTGTGGTCAGGCTTCCAGGATAGGCCACGTAAGAATTGGAATGGTTGATAGAGAGGGCACAGAGACCTGCAAAGAATGAACCGCAGATGAAACCCTGCCTGGAAAGGGCATCTGAAAACCGCGCGACTCCAGTGCCACCTACTGGCGAGGGGAGGAATAGCCTAGCCGATGTTGACTTTTGAGGTGGTTCTTCTAAACCTTCTAATTTACGCCCTTGAAGTTCGCAGGGGAAGACCTCATGACCTCATGACCAGCCGTGTCTTCTCCCCAGAGAAGCAATACGAACTCAGAACACTGAAAATGCTCTTCTTGCCATTTCACCCCCCGGGCTCTGAAACCACATCCACTTCTCTTGCGTTACCCTCCAAGGCTGTAAGAGAAGTTACTCTTCACGGAAATAAATCTTCCTGCTATGAAAAGGCAGCATGTCGTAGCCTTCCTGCAGGCGATTAACCTGCAGCTGGCCAGTCATGTCAAGATGGAGAACAGGaggcggagggtggggggaaggaccCATTTACAAACTGTCCCCTATCTAAGCCAAACGTCCTGCCTTGAGAAGAGAGATGGGGGCCCCCAGAGGTGGAAGCTcatctgagggaggagggcctttcttttaaatgtttattttgaaagagagagagggcaagagtgcgagtgggggaggggcaaagagagggagagagagaattccaagcaggctcagccttGTCCATGGGGAGCCTAActtggggctcgaccccacgaaccacaagaccatgacctgagctgaaatcaagaaccagacacCCAACCAGCTGaccgagtcacccaagtgccctgaaagAGGACATTTTGGATTGAAGATGCCCGGACAATATTCTGGAAGGGTAAACAGCCAATGACACCATTGAGCCGACctaagttatttttgtttatgagGAGActcaaggcgggggggggggggggggggggggggggggggggagaggggggggtaAATCCGAAAAGCGTTTAAGTAAAGGATTTTCACAACAATGGTCTGGATTAATAGTAGAAGTGTATGTTGACAGAAGTGAATTCAAAGAATTGTTAGAACCAAAAGCATTAGCAGCATAAGCTCTTCGCGATTAGGCAAGAGAGacatctttttaaatacaaactgCAACATCTTTGTGACAAGTCGGCATATGAAATGGGttaattacataataaaaactTTAGGCTAAAATGTACCCAACCTAATCTGCTGgggggaaaagcagaggaaaaaaaaatccatcgtTGAGAAGCGAAACCCAggtcctccctcctgctctctggctTTGTTGAGGACATAGCCAGGGCTGTGCCCTTGGCCCTCGACATACAGAACCGTGGGAGGAAAGTGACGGGGCCCAGAGCCCTTACCTGTGTGCCCCGGCACCC
It encodes:
- the WIPI1 gene encoding WD repeat domain phosphoinositide-interacting protein 1, giving the protein MEAEAADGPPGGVEAALSCFSFNQDCTSLAIGTKAGYKLFSLSSVEQLDQVHGSNEIPDVYIVERLFSSSLVVVVSHTKPRQMNVYHFKKGTEICNYNYSSNILSIRLNRQRLLVCLEEAIYIHNIKDMKLLKTILDIPANPAGLCALSINHSNSYVAYPGSLTTGEIVLYDGHSLKTVCTIAAHEGTLAAITFNASGSKLASASEKGTVIRVFSVPDGRKLYEFRRGMKRYVTISSLVFSMDSQFLCASSNTETVHIFKLEHLTNSRPEEPSTWTGYMGKMFMAASNYLPAQVSDMMNQDRAFATGRLHFSGQRNICTLSTIQKLPRLLVASSDGHLYIYNLDPQDGGECVLIKTHSLLSSGTTEENKENDLRPPLPQSYAATVARPSTSSASTVPGYSEDGGALRGEVIPEHEFATGPVCLDDENEFPPIILCRGSQKGKTKQS